In Primulina huaijiensis isolate GDHJ02 chromosome 16, ASM1229523v2, whole genome shotgun sequence, a single genomic region encodes these proteins:
- the LOC140961087 gene encoding F-box protein At3g07870-like, whose protein sequence is MKQSSQFTNLPLEIITNILSRLPIPLITRLKCVCKVWLELFESPEFSKLHLSKSSAGLLIYQHLGESCLLKIFGFEDEPEVERHELNYNPVTIFDITEFKCQTISGSVDGFLCLRVVGHMDSLYVCNPIRREYISLPTLESFVQFPSMVTYGFGVSTISCQYKVVRIFHESELDQTGVCVRIPRSDCHVYTLGTTGTWRSIAPSPPLYYNCYSIGAFVNGNLHWLAGDLNDSYLISCLDLDKEMFRTFSAPPLPGYRSRCLGSLVVLGDCLSVSDNTTENDIVIWIMKDYGVEKSWTKEFVISKLPNLAGECYELVNPIKVFKNGDILIVWGDFYMFYYSNKNKTTSKMDIIEMACCGSVEAILHVPSLVSLTWFGRENVNSF, encoded by the coding sequence ATGAAGCAATCTTCACAATTCACAAATCTACCATTGGAAATCATCACCAATATTCTTTCAAGACTTCCTATCCCTCTCATCACACGTCTCAAATGCGTTTGCAAGGTGTGGCTCGAGTTATTCGAGTCTCCCGAGTTCTCCAAGCTCCATCTTTCTAAATCATCTGCTGGCCTCCTTATCTATCAACATCTTGGGGAGTCATGCTTGCTCAAGATCTTTGGATTCGAAGACGAACCCGAGGTCGAACGGCATGAGCTTAACTACAATCCAGTCACAATATTTGATATCACGGAATTCAAGTGTCAAACGATATCAGGTTCCGTTGATGGTTTCCTTTGTTTGCGTGTCGTCGGGCATATGGACAGTCTTTACGTCTGCAATCCAATCAGACGGGAGTATATATCACTTCCAACGCTTGAGAGTTTTGTTCAGTTTCCTAGTATGGTCACATATGGGTTCGGGGTAAGCACGATAAGTTGCCAATACAAGGTGGTCCGGATATTTCACGAGTCCGAACTCGATCAGACAGGAGTGTGTGTAAGAATTCCCAGGTCCGATTGCCATGTTTACACGCTGGGAACAACTGGGACATGGAGAAGCATTGCACCAAGTCCCCCATTGTATTACAACTGCTATTCGATTGGAGCTTTTGTAAATGGAAATCTTCATTGGTTGGCTGGAGATTTAAATGATTCCTATCTGATATCTTGCTTGGATCTTGATAAAGAAATGTTTAGGACCTTCTCTGCTCCTCCCCTGCCTGGATACAGGTCCAGGTGTTTGGGGAGCTTGGTGGTTTTAGGGGATTGCTTATCCGTAAGCGATAATACTACTGAGAATGATATCGTTATCTGGATAATGAAGGATTATGGTGTTGAGAAATCTTGGACTAAAGAATTTGTGATCAGCAAGCTACCAAATCTTGCTGGTGAGTGCTATGAGCTTGTAAACCCTATCAAAGTGTTCAAAAACGGGGATATATTGATAGTATGGGGTGATTTTTACATGTTCTATTACTCCAACAAGAATAAAACTACCTCGAAAATGGATATCATTGAAATGGCGTGCTGCGGGTCTGTTGAAGCAATACTTCACGTTCCTTCTTTGGTTTCACTCACATGGTTTGGAAGGGAGAACGTCAACTCCTTTTGA
- the LOC140961337 gene encoding probable magnesium transporter NIPA6 isoform X1 yields the protein MYTANLIGFSLALGSSAFIGSSFIIKKKGLQRAGASGSRAGSGGYNYLLEPLWWIGMATMIIGEFANFVAYMYAPAVLVTPLGALSIIVSAILAHFLLKEKLGKLGILGCILCVVGSTIIVLHAPAEHSISSVEEIWELAIQPAFLLYTASAVAVVLVFVLHCEPHCGQTNVMVYIGVCSIIGSLTVMSIKAIGIAIKLTLEGSSQVAHFESWVFAMVAATCIITQLNYLNKALDTFNTAVVSPIYYAMFTSLTIFASAIMFKDWSGQSTSSIVSVLCGFITVISGTMVLHSTRDPEKLPSTGIDYYTALSPQISWLVHANGEIWKQKDNDELHPEFVAFIQQDHFK from the exons ATGTATACGGCTAATTTGATTGGGTTCAGCTTGGCTCTCGGGTCGAGTGCGTTTATTGGATCCAGCTTCATTATTAAAAAGAAGGGTTTACAGCGGGCCGGTGCCTCTGGCTCTCGTGCTG GTTCAGGAGGGTATAATTATTTGCTGGAACCACTTTGGTGGATTGGCATGGCCACTA TGATCATTGGGGAATTCGCCAATTTTGTGGCTTATATGTATGCGCCTGCAGTCCTTGTCACACCACTTGGAGCATTAAGTATAATTGTCAG TGCTATTTTAGCTCACTTCTTATTGAAAGAGAAATTAGGGAAGCTGGGAATACTTGGATGTATTTTATGTGTAGTCGGTTCTACGATCATTGTGCTTCATGCACCTGCTGAACACAGTATTAGCTCAGTGGAAGAAATCTGGGAATTAGCTATACAGCCAG CTTTTCTTTTGTACACAGCTTCAGCAGTAGCTGTGGTTTTGGTATTTGTGTTGCATTGTGAACCTCACTGTGGGCAGACAAACGTCATGGTTTACATTGGTGTTTGTTCAATAATTGGATCCTTAACA GTCATGAGCATTAAAGCAATTGGTATTGCCATAAAGCTCACCTTGGAGGGTTCAAGCCAGGTAGCCCACTTCGAATCCTGGGTATTTGCCATGGTTGCAGCTACTTGTATAATCACTCAATTGAACTACTTAAACAAG GCATTGGACACTTTCAACACTGCTGTAGTGTCTCCAATTTATTATGCCATGTTCACATCGCTTACGATTTTCGCCAGCGCTATAATGTTCAAG GATTGGTCAGGTCAGAGCACTAGCAGCATTGTCTCAGTTCTATGTGGGTTTATTACTGTTATTTCTGGCACAATGGTTTTGCACAGTACTAGAGATCCAGAAAAACTTCCATCTACGGGTATAG ATTATTATACAGCACTTTCTCCTCAAATATCGTGGCTTGTCCATGCAAATGGTGAGATATGGAAGCAGAAAGACAATGATGAATTGCATCCTGAATTCGTGGCATTTATTCAGCAAGACCATTTTAAGTAG
- the LOC140961337 gene encoding probable magnesium transporter NIPA6 isoform X2 — protein sequence MYTANLIGFSLALGSSAFIGSSFIIKKKGLQRAGASGSRAGSGGYNYLLEPLWWIGMATMIIGEFANFVAYMYAPAVLVTPLGALSIIVSAILAHFLLKEKLGKLGILGCILCVVGSTIIVLHAPAEHSISSVEEIWELAIQPAFLLYTASAVAVVLVFVLHCEPHCGQTNVMVYIGVCSIIGSLTVMSIKAIGIAIKLTLEGSSQVAHFESWVFAMVAATCIITQLNYLNKALDTFNTAVVSPIYYAMFTSLTIFASAIMFKDWSGQSTSSIVSVLCGFITVISGTMVLHSTRDPEKLPSTDYYTALSPQISWLVHANGEIWKQKDNDELHPEFVAFIQQDHFK from the exons ATGTATACGGCTAATTTGATTGGGTTCAGCTTGGCTCTCGGGTCGAGTGCGTTTATTGGATCCAGCTTCATTATTAAAAAGAAGGGTTTACAGCGGGCCGGTGCCTCTGGCTCTCGTGCTG GTTCAGGAGGGTATAATTATTTGCTGGAACCACTTTGGTGGATTGGCATGGCCACTA TGATCATTGGGGAATTCGCCAATTTTGTGGCTTATATGTATGCGCCTGCAGTCCTTGTCACACCACTTGGAGCATTAAGTATAATTGTCAG TGCTATTTTAGCTCACTTCTTATTGAAAGAGAAATTAGGGAAGCTGGGAATACTTGGATGTATTTTATGTGTAGTCGGTTCTACGATCATTGTGCTTCATGCACCTGCTGAACACAGTATTAGCTCAGTGGAAGAAATCTGGGAATTAGCTATACAGCCAG CTTTTCTTTTGTACACAGCTTCAGCAGTAGCTGTGGTTTTGGTATTTGTGTTGCATTGTGAACCTCACTGTGGGCAGACAAACGTCATGGTTTACATTGGTGTTTGTTCAATAATTGGATCCTTAACA GTCATGAGCATTAAAGCAATTGGTATTGCCATAAAGCTCACCTTGGAGGGTTCAAGCCAGGTAGCCCACTTCGAATCCTGGGTATTTGCCATGGTTGCAGCTACTTGTATAATCACTCAATTGAACTACTTAAACAAG GCATTGGACACTTTCAACACTGCTGTAGTGTCTCCAATTTATTATGCCATGTTCACATCGCTTACGATTTTCGCCAGCGCTATAATGTTCAAG GATTGGTCAGGTCAGAGCACTAGCAGCATTGTCTCAGTTCTATGTGGGTTTATTACTGTTATTTCTGGCACAATGGTTTTGCACAGTACTAGAGATCCAGAAAAACTTCCATCTACGG ATTATTATACAGCACTTTCTCCTCAAATATCGTGGCTTGTCCATGCAAATGGTGAGATATGGAAGCAGAAAGACAATGATGAATTGCATCCTGAATTCGTGGCATTTATTCAGCAAGACCATTTTAAGTAG
- the LOC140961337 gene encoding probable magnesium transporter NIPA6 isoform X3: MYTANLIGFSLALGSSAFIGSSFIIKKKGLQRAGASGSRAGSGGYNYLLEPLWWIGMATMIIGEFANFVAYMYAPAVLVTPLGALSIIVSAILAHFLLKEKLGKLGILGCILCVVGSTIIVLHAPAEHSISSVEEIWELAIQPAFLLYTASAVAVVLVFVLHCEPHCGQTNVMVYIGVCSIIGSLTVMSIKAIGIAIKLTLEGSSQVAHFESWVFAMVAATCIITQLNYLNKRVMGEN; encoded by the exons ATGTATACGGCTAATTTGATTGGGTTCAGCTTGGCTCTCGGGTCGAGTGCGTTTATTGGATCCAGCTTCATTATTAAAAAGAAGGGTTTACAGCGGGCCGGTGCCTCTGGCTCTCGTGCTG GTTCAGGAGGGTATAATTATTTGCTGGAACCACTTTGGTGGATTGGCATGGCCACTA TGATCATTGGGGAATTCGCCAATTTTGTGGCTTATATGTATGCGCCTGCAGTCCTTGTCACACCACTTGGAGCATTAAGTATAATTGTCAG TGCTATTTTAGCTCACTTCTTATTGAAAGAGAAATTAGGGAAGCTGGGAATACTTGGATGTATTTTATGTGTAGTCGGTTCTACGATCATTGTGCTTCATGCACCTGCTGAACACAGTATTAGCTCAGTGGAAGAAATCTGGGAATTAGCTATACAGCCAG CTTTTCTTTTGTACACAGCTTCAGCAGTAGCTGTGGTTTTGGTATTTGTGTTGCATTGTGAACCTCACTGTGGGCAGACAAACGTCATGGTTTACATTGGTGTTTGTTCAATAATTGGATCCTTAACA GTCATGAGCATTAAAGCAATTGGTATTGCCATAAAGCTCACCTTGGAGGGTTCAAGCCAGGTAGCCCACTTCGAATCCTGGGTATTTGCCATGGTTGCAGCTACTTGTATAATCACTCAATTGAACTACTTAAACAAG CGTGTAATGGGCGAGAATTAA
- the LOC140962138 gene encoding sucrose transport protein-like — MEVESVHPSTKPASVSKFILVASIAAGVQFGWALQLSLLTPYVQLLGIPHIWSAFIWLCGPVSGLLVQPIVGYYSDRCTSSFGRRRPFIVSGAALVVVAIVLIGFAADLGYIAGDSLAKPSKPRAVAMFVVGFWVLDVANNMLQGPCRAFLADLSCGNTRKMAAANALYSFFMAVGNVLGYAAGSYPQLYKVFPFTRTTACEVYCANLKSCFFISIFLLLTLTITAVTFVSETAISAKPEDYKKGGIQVFVELFRELKNLPKSMWILMLVTALNWIAWFPFLLFDTDWMGKEVYGGNIGKGRLYDLGVSAGALGLMLNSVVLGVASLGVQFFARGFGKIKKLWGGVSFLLAVCLALTVLVTKLADANRQHAADGSLLPPTAGVKAGALALFAVLGIPLSVTFSIPFALASIFSSTSGSGQGLSLGVLNLAIVVPQMFVSMISGPWDALFGGGNLPAFVGGAIMAAVGGVVVLAMLPSPDSNDQSDN, encoded by the exons ATGGAAGTTGAAAGCGTACATCCCTCAACAAAACCGGCGTCGGTGAGCAAATTCATTCTTGTGGCATCGATAGCTGCGGGTGTGCAGTTTGGATGGGCTCTGCAACTCTCTCTTTTGACCCCTTACGTTCAGTTACTAGGCATACCCCATATTTGGTCCGCTTTTATTTGGCTATGTGGTCCAGTTTCCGGATTGCTAGTTCAGCCCATAGTTGGATATTACAGTGATAGATGCACCTCCAGCTTTGGCCGACGCCGCCCCTTCATCGTCTCCGGAGCAGCGCTTGTTGTTGTTGCCATTGTTCTTATTGGATTCGCCGCTGATTTAGGCTATATCGCCGGAGATTCTCTGGCCAAACCTTCTAAGCCGAGGGCTGTTGCTATGTTTGTCGTCGGTTTTTGGGTTCTTGATGTTGCCAACAACATGTTACAG GGTCCTTGCAGAGCATTCTTGGCAGATTTATCATGCGGAAATACAAGAAAAATGGCGGCTGCGAATGCATTGTACTCGTTCTTCATGGCTGTCGGGAACGTGCTCGGCTACGCCGCTGGATCATACCCGCAACTCTACAAGGTCTTCCCCTTCACCAGAACCACCGCCTGTGAAGTTTACTGCGCAAATCTCAAGAGCTGTTTCTTCATCTCCATATTCCTTTTGTTGACTTTGACCATAACAGCAGTGACATTCGTATCGGAGACCGCCATTTCTGCGAAACCAGAAGACTACAAAAAGGGAGGCATCCAAGTTTTCGTGGAGCTATTCCGAGAACTGAAGAACTTGCCAAAATCCATGTGGATTCTAATGCTCGTCACAGCCCTCAACTGGATCGCGTGGTTCCCGTTCTTGTTATTCGATACAGATTGGATGGGGAAGGAAGTGTACGGCGGAAACATTGGGAAGGGGAGATTGTACGATCTTGGGGTCAGCGCCGGTGCATTGGGTCTGATGTTGAACTCTGTGGTCTTGGGGGTCGCTTCTTTGGGGGTGCAATTCTTTGCTCGTGGGTTCGGAAAAATCAAGAAACTGTGGGGTGGTGTGAGCTTTTTGTTGGCTGTTTGCTTGGCATTGACAGTTTTGGTCACTAAGTTGGCGGACGCCAATCGCCAACACGCCGCCGACGGCTCCCTTCTTCCGCCGACGGCAGGTGTCAAGGCCGGAGCTTTGGCCCTCTTTGCTGTTCTCGGAATTCCTCTATCA GTAACTTTCAGTATCCCATTTGCTTTGGCGTCCATATTTTCCAGTACCTCTGGTTCCGGACAAG GTCTGTCTTTGGGAGTCCTAAATCTGGCAATAGTTGTCCCACAG ATGTTTGTATCGATGATAAGTGGACCGTGGGACGCCTTGTTCGGAGGAGGTAATCTGCCGGCATTTGTCGGCGGCGCAATCATGGCTGCTGTGGGTGGAGTTGTAGTGCTTGCTATGCTTCCATCTCCGGATTCAAATGATCAATCCGACAACTGA
- the LOC140962140 gene encoding sucrose transport protein SUC2-like codes for MPQAVTYSIPFALASIYSKDSVTGQGLALGLLNLAIVTPQMGVALVSGPLDSLFGGSNLPAFMLGGTETVMGAIFAMKKLPVD; via the exons ATGCCACAAGCG GTCACTTACAGTATCCCTTTTGCCTTAGCTTCCATATATTCGAAAGACAGTGTTACTGGTCAAG GGCTTGCGTTAGGATTACTGAATCTCGCAATCGTAACTCCACAA ATGGGAGTAGCACTGGTAAGTGGACCATTGGATTCATTATTCGGAGGTAGCAACTTGCCTGCCTTTATGTTAGGAGGAACTGAAACAGTAATGGGAGCGATTTTCGCCATGAAAAAGCTACCGGTTGactga
- the LOC140962139 gene encoding uncharacterized protein, producing the protein MEELQSAVNSHMDQMADLVEKLTAELRSGLKPAYENFLGFFHAIDWKEPWLICLISFHVFLLLLTFASRKNVNFQMCLFLLALGGVYLAERLNRILAGNWKSFAGQNYFDPHGLFLSVIWSGPLLVIAVLILVNTLFSMCHLIVRWKRAELRHRARAASNKED; encoded by the exons ATGGAGGAGCTACAATCCGCAGTAAACTCGCACATGGATCAAATGGCAGATCTGGTGGAAAAGCTCACGGCAGAGCTCCGCTCCGGGCTCAAGCCCGCGTATGAAAATTTTTTGGGCTTCTTTCATGCCATTGATTGGAAG GAACCTTGGTTGATATGTCTTATTTCCTTCCATGTGTTCTTACTGCTACTAACTTTCGCATCAAGGAAGAATGTCAACTTTCAGATGTGTTTGTTTCTTCTTGCAC TTGGAGGAGTTTATCTGGCTGAGAGGCTTAATCGTATCTTAGCTGGAAATTGGAAAAGTTTTGCGGGGCAAAATTATTTTGACCCGCATGGACTTTTTCTCTCTGTAATTTGGTCTGGGCCGCTGTTGGTGATCGCAGTCCTAATCTTG GTGAACACTTTGTTTTCGATGTGCCATTTGATTGTTAGATGGAAACGAGCCGAGCTCAGACATCGGGCGAGAGCAGCTAGTAATAAAGAGGATTGA
- the LOC140961420 gene encoding FHA domain-containing protein PS1-like: MGDTQEQLESNEREIPVFTVLKNNCILKNIYLLDNPPSLSPYSSLTAKNGDQDSEIEEMLVVGRHPDCSIKLEHPSISRFHLRITLKPSSRSLFVTDLSSVHGTWVSGERIEAGVLMKMNEGDTLQLGGSSRLYKLNWIPLSRAYDIDNPFVPQSDIADTVDADAKGETFQDETCMSDQAQILSDSMKGLELLHSDENPAFSTEKMSPSGSLMPENSCYSFFNNTKMETKEIHIQENKISSIQPCEFDKEHDTSGALCPSVVSQTQSEMKNTKTPGMKSDKRSGLSIWSRRGKPESVQIETGRHVEKSSAGTSNSSHVKSLVDENCHTESILKDTLASPDHEEEEIFTPDKGNHSPFFLVVGSWMSKAEKNHESILKTPTPSNSSRVKSSAYENYHAESVSKDDFTGTDHEEGEIFTPDKENHSPLCLLVGSWMSNGERNRGSILKTPMSSVDHDKDIFSPDKENMSPNSRCLRSTKKMEILEVVKHPTSSHRSSPLSKSVNCNLYQEVYNLSTSDIESQSDKVLPAQKLESFAFKSHANLKKKLSILKSRGDKNSFQPLSLKSSCDGSGNSKPSTHEATMRGGRCTNYPKSEEAFLLPKKSMTEERKRWTIIVDTASLLNKNSRKELQLLRGLKGTCLIIPRIVLRELDCLLRCGGFFRRTGKVSAALQWIEDCMENTKWWIHVQSSAEEGMLIPPTPPHASSPHWYNEFTNTASVGSISFSPYGLHEIVTPTTEDHILESALFFKRIKNNEEFVLLSDDVTLKIKAMAEGLICETAEEFRRSLANPFSERFLYTQSSPRGPTWSIVDDSILKEIYYPSPSKKLSKSGGECVKGLKLILLHNSNFSKNVTEL, from the exons ATGGGAGACACCCAAGAACAACTCGAATCAAACGAGAGGGAAATCCCGGTGTTCACAGTCTTGAAAAACAACTGCATCCTCAAGAACATCTATCTTTTGGATAATCCGCCTTCACTTTCTCCTTATTCATCTTTAACTGCGAAGAATGGCGATCAAGATTCAGAAATAGAGGAGATGTTGGTGGTGGGGCGGCACCCAGATTGCAGTATAAAGTTGGAGCATCCGAGTATCAGCAGATTTCACCTCCGCATTACCTTGAAACCCTCTTCTCGTTCCCTCTTCGTCACTGATTTGTCCTCTG TACACGGAACTTGGGTTTCGGGGGAGAGAATTGAGGCAGGAGTCTTGATGAAAATGAATGAAGGTGATACATTGCAACTTGGAGGATCGAGTAGGTTATACAAGCTGAACTGGATTCCATTAAGCCGTGCTTATGATATAGACAACCCATTTGTGCCTCAATCAGATATCGCAGATACTGTCGATGCAGACGCAAAAGGGGAGACATTTCAG GATGAGACTTGCATGAGTGATCAAGCGCAGATATTGAGCGATAGTATGAAAGGCCTAGAACTGCTACATTCTGATGAAAATCCAGCGTTTTCCACAGAAAAAATGAGTCCATCAGGGAGTCTCATGCCTGAAAACTCGTGTTATTCATTTTTCAACAACACGAAGATGGAAACCAAGGAAATACACATTCAAGAGAATAAAATCTCGAGCATACAGCCATGTGAGTTTGACAAAGAACACGATACCTCAGGAGCACTTTGTCCCTCAGTGGTGTCTCAAACACAATCTGAAATGAAAAATACGAAAACCCCTGGAATGAAGTCAGATAAAAGATCGGGTTTGAGCATTTGGTCAAGAAGGGGTAAACCGGAAAGTGTTCAGATTGAAACTGGAAGACATGTAGAAAAGAGCAGTGCAGGGACTAGCAATAGTTCACACGTTAAATCATTGGTCGATGAAAATTGTCATACTGAATCAATTTTAAAAGATACTCTTGCAAGTCCTGACCATGAAGAAGAGGAAATATTTACTCCAGACAAGGGAAATCATTctcccttttttcttgtagttgGATCCTGGATGAGCAAAGCTGAGAAGAATCATGAATCGATCTTGAAGACTCCTACGCCTAGTAATAGTTCACGTGTTAAATCATCAGCCTACGAAAATTACCACGCTGAATCAGTTTCGAAAGATGATTTTACTGGTACTGATCACGAAGAGGGGGAAATATTTACTCCAGACAAGGAAAATCATTCTCCCTTATGTCTTTTAGTTGGATCCTGGATGAGCAATGGTGAGAGGAATCGTGGATCAATCTTGAAGACTCCTATGTCCAGTGTGGATCATGATAAAGACATTTTCAGTCCGGACAAAGAGAATATGTCTCCCAATTCTCGTTGTCTTAGGTCTACAAAGAAAATGGAAATATTAGAAGTAGTTAAACACCCGACTTCTTCACATAGATCATCTCCCCTGAGCAAATCTGTTAATTGCAACTTGTATCAAGAGGTGTACAATCTTTCTACTTCAGATATAGAAAGTCAGTCTGATAAAGTTCTTCCGGCACAGAAATTAGAAAGTTTTGCATTCAAAAGTCATGCCAACTTAAAGAAAAAACTATCTATCTTAAAGTCCAGAGGAGATAAAAATTCTTTTCAACCTCTGTCCCTGAAGTCCAGTTGTGATGGTAGTGGCAACTCAAAACCTTCTACTCATGAAGCCACTATGAGAGGTGGCAGATGCACCAACTATCCCAAGTCTGAAGAGGCTTTTCTTCTGCCT AAAAAGTCTATGACGGAGGAAAGGAAAAGGTGGACTATCATTGTAGATACTGCTAGTTTGCTAAACAAAAACTCCAGGAAGGAGCTGCAACTTCTGCGAGGTCTGAAAGGGACTTGTTTGATCATTCCTAGAATCG TCCTAAGAGAACTGGATTGCTTGTTAAGATGTGGGGGTTTCTTTAGAAGAACGGGCAAGGTTTCTGCAGCATTGCAATGGATTGAAGATTGTATGGAGAACACAAAATGGTGGATACACGTGCAGAGCTCAGCAGAGGAAGGCATGCTGATTCCTCCAACCCCACCACATGCTTCGTCTCCTCATTGGTATAATGAGTTTACAAATACAGCTTCCGTTGGTTCAATTTCCTTCTCCCCATATGGTTTACATGAAATTGTCACTCCTACTACTGAAGATCATATCCTTGAGTCTGCTCTTTTCTTTAAACGAATCAAGAATAATGAAGAGTTCGTGCTTCTCAGTGATGATGTTACTCTGAAGATCAAGGCCATGGCAGAA GGTCTTATTTGTGAGACTGCAGAGGAATTCCGTAGAAGCTTGGCGAATCCATTCTCTGAAAGGTTTTTGTACACTCAGAGTTCGCCCAGAGGACCTACTTGGTCCATTGTGGATGATTCCATACTTAAGGAGATATATTATCCCAGCCCATCAAAGAAATTGTCAAAATCTGGTGGAGAATGTGTGAAAGGCCTGAAGCTCATACTACTGCATAATTCCAATTTCAGCAAAAATGTGACAGAACTCTAA